One Drechmeria coniospora strain ARSEF 6962 chromosome 01, whole genome shotgun sequence genomic region harbors:
- a CDS encoding Translationally-controlled tumor protein has protein sequence MLIYNDILTGDEIISDSYDLKEVDGVMYEADCAMITEEAVSVDTGANASAEDGEEAMEDQAIKVNNIVHSFRLQSTQFDKKGYLAYLKGYMKAVKAALQESGASADTITAFEKGAQTYVKEKLLPNFKDLEFYTGESMNPDGLVVLLNYREDGVTPYVIVWKHGLKEVKV, from the exons ATGCTCATCTACAAC GATATTCTCACCGGTGATGAGATCATCTCCGACTCGTACGACCTCAAggaggtcgatggcgtcaTGTACGAGGCCGACTGTGCCATGATCACCGAGGAGGCCGTCAGCGTTG ACACCGGTGCCAACGCCTccgccgaggatggtgaGGAGGCCATGGAGGACCAGGCCATCAAGGTCAACAACATCGTCCACTCCTTCCGTCTCCAAAGCACCCAGTTCGACAAGAAGGGCTACCTGGCCTACCTCAAGG GCTACATGAAGGCCGTCAAGGCTGCTCTCCAGGAGAGCGGTGCGTCGGCCGACACCATCACGGCCTTTGAGAAGGGTGCCCAGACCTACGTCAAGGAGAAGCTTCTGCCCAACTTCAAGGACCTCGAGTTCTACACGGGCGAGTCCATGAACCCCGACGGCCT CGTCGTTCTCCTCAACTACCGCGAGGACGGTGTCACCCCCTACGTCATCGTCTGGAAGCACGGTCTCAAGGAGGTCAAGGTCTAA
- a CDS encoding sphinganine hydroxylase Sur2: MVNHTFGPATVAAAMANDTLHDRGLPPLPSYSLEPTGDVFGWISDFWLSLLLPVVVYWVMSLFFHAIDVLDLFPQYRLHTPQEILSRNHASRYEVARDVIVQQVIQVFTGAALAFSEPAEMRGKADYDVAVWATRLRLAQRVLPSLLGLLGLNATAISKSVSVSHPLLAGALAGGYYPFAAASGSSAPAFLPWELLAARVIYHLLVPALQFLVAIFILDTWQYFLHRLMHTNRWMYTTFHSRHHRLYVPYAYGALYNHPIEGFLLDTLGAGIAFKLTRMTVRQGTCFFAFSTVKTIDDHCGYSFPWDPLQLITSNNAAYHDVHHQTWGIKANFSQPFFTFWDTLLGTKYKGPRADRLADRKRREKAVDARAESRSKQTT, translated from the exons ATGGTCAACCACACGTTCGGtcccgccaccgtcgccgccgccatggccaacgaCACCCTCCACGACCGGGGCCTGCCGCCGCTTCCCTCGTACAGCCTCGAGCCGACGGGCGACGTTTTCGGCTGGATCTCGGACTTTTGGCTCTCCCTgctcctccccgtcgtcgtctacTGGGTCATGTCCCTCTTCTTCCACGCCATCGACGTGCTCGACCTCTTCCCCCAGTACCGCCTCCACACGCCCCAGGAGATCCTCAGCCGCAACCACGCGTCGCGCTACGAGGTGGCCCGCGACGTCATCGTCCAGCAGGTGATCCAGGTCTtcaccggcgccgccctcgccttcagcgagccggccgagatgCGCGGCAAGGCCGACTACGACGTGGCCGTCTGGGCCACCCGCCTGAGGCTCGCCCAGCGCGTGCTCCCCAGcctgctcggcctgctcggcctcaACGCGACGGCCATCTCCAAGAGCGTGTCCGTTTCGCACCCGCTGCTGGCCGGGGCCCTGGCCGGCGGGTACTacccctttgccgccgcttccgggtcgtcggcgccggcctttCTGCCCTGGGAGCTGCTGGCCGCGAGGGTCATCTACCAcctgctcgtgccggccCTGCAGTTCCTGGTCGCCATCTTCATCCTCGACACGTGGCAGTACTTTCTCCACCGGCTCATGCACACGAaccgctggatgtaca CCACTTTCCACTCGCGCCACCATCGCCTGTACGTGCCGTACGCCTACGGCGCCCTCTACAACCATCCCATCGAGGGTTTCctcctcgacaccctcggcgccggcatcgccttCAAGCTcacgaggatgacggtgcGCCAGGGCACCTGCTTCTTCGCCTTCTCCACCGTCAAGACCATCGACGACCACTGCGGCTACTCCTTTCCCTGGGACCCCCTCCAGCTCATCACGAGCAACAACGCGGCCTACCACGACGTCCACCACCAGACCTGGGGCATCAAGGCCAACTTTTCGCAGCCGTTCTTCACCTTTTGGGACACGCTCCTGGGAACAAAGTACAAGGGCCCCCGCGCCGACCGTCTCGCCGACAGGAAGCGGCGCGAAAAGGCGGTCGACGCGCGCGCCGAGAGTCGATCGAAGCAAACGACGTGA
- a CDS encoding YL1 nuclear protein has translation MMEPESNTSDRAGSRLASESDSLDSSGSDTEAQHTEWLATTRQRRSTAGNRMNSMLANEEPDSDLELLFAEDENDQGFSEVDDDDSDLQMASSSDDDDDDVDEDGNGRDNDLEGEKELERQAREKRKRKAPEAIPAKFRKKVRIAPNAQAAPAPRPKKKSERASWLPSPADMPTRASSRKTTRISKEQLHQQMVEREERRLKQLEQMQKKAAKLEASKKPPMTQEQRLAEAAIVEERNSKSLNRWEEAEKQREEERRAKLAALNSRTLKGAVISFWSGVRAWKDALGQHVTMVEEKPKKKREKAKKGQPQQAEEKPTTGEAVGAASTGDANEIPESRSTAPLPPKLDDADGNGGGEPRAVVATASATNDKSEAEQHDQHHAVAQPSTAPALPPVSQPSPVAKPEPKPEPDEGKEGPERKSMSMPASTPTSMPVPMPTPPPLAASSPTLHGGLAAPAPDPFATTMPPQPVSRPQELRPSSGVLAAPVLALPSDINSNGPPPLSTGPRSNVLALPNTQPNTQPAPSCLQASTTEPSGPTVKLDPIPPLSEAHFQPIPDDMPAATESASASPPRALQQPSPAPAPAPAPAPAPAPSPAPAPPSLNPATARNAIIYQHFDENAIRDKSVQTMILLGRKMTKLPKPTAAPLCVITGLSGRYRDPETGLPFHNVSAYREIRRLHQGDYHFSALLGAWVGAGTTAARGVPDRFLKPEPESERKKRLEEKKRLEEERRKEEEREEEEESKKEAESKKEAESKEEAESKEAESKKEGESKKEEEKRVKEVENRKNEENKEEEEEKWQTINLSSPQHHLMFWHQHPQESRLKLMNPQGIQRSILDHRSQQRSQALGAQHSILDHLSQ, from the exons ATGATGGAGCCCGAGTCGAACACGTCTGACAGAGCCGGCTCGCGGCTTGCGAGCGAGAGCGACTCTCTCGACAGCTCCGGAAGCGACACGGAAGCCCAGCATACGGAATGGCTCGCCACAACGCGCCAACGGCGATCGACGGCCGGCAATCGAATGAACTCGATGCTCGCCAACGAAGAACCCGACTCGGACCTAGAGCTGCTCTTTGCCGAAGACGAAAACGACCAAGGTTTCTcggaagtcgacgacgatgattcCGATCTGCAGATGGCCTCATcctcggacgacgatgacgacgacgtcgacgaagacggcaaCGGCCGCGACAACGACCTCGAAGGCGAAAAGGAGCTCGAACGGCAGGCAAGGGAGAAACGCAAGCGCAAGGCGCCAGAAGCCATCCCCGCCAAGTTTAGGAAAAAGGTGCGCATCGCTCCGAACGCGCAAGCGGCCCCTGCGCCGAGACCCAAGAAGAAATCGGAGCGGGCGTCCTGGcttccgtcgccggccgacaTGCCGACCCGTGCCTCGTCCCGCAAAACCACGCGGATCTCGAAGGAGCAGCTGCATCAGCAGATGGTCGAGCGCGAGGAGCGGAGGCTCAAGCAGCTGGAACAGATGCAGAAGAAAGcggccaagctcgaggcGTCGAAGAAGCCACCGATGACGCAGGAGCAgcgcctcgccgaggccgccatcgtcgaggagcgcAACAGCAAGAGCCTGAACCGCTGGGAGGAGGCAGAGAAGCagcgggaggaggagaggcgagcCAAGCTGGCTGCCCTCAACAGCAGGACTCTAAAGGGCGCCGTCATCAGCTTCTGGAGCGGTGTGAGGGCCTGGAAGGATGCCCTCGGTCAGCATGTTACCATGGTCGAGGAGAagccgaagaagaagagggaGAAAGCCAAGAAGGGTCAAccgcagcaggccgaggagaagccgacgacCGGCGAGGCGGTGGGCGCGGCAAGTACTGGAGACGCCAACGAAATCCCAGAATCCCGCTCAACGGCTCCGTTGCCAccgaagctcgacgacgcggatgGTAACGGGGGGGGCGAGCCGCGGGCAGTCGTGGCGACTGCATCGGCAACAAACGACAAGAGCGAAGCCGAACAACATGACCAACACCACGCCGTGGCGCAACCTTCCACCGCACCCGCTCTCCCTCCCGTCTCACAGCCTTCTCCGGTGGCGAAACCGGAACCGAAACCGGAACCGGATGAGGGGAAAGAAGGGCCGGAGCGCAAGTCCATGTCGATGCCCGCGTCGACGCCTACGTCGATGCCTGTGCCGATGCCCACACCACCACCTCTGGCGGCTTCATCGCCCACACTCCATGGCGGACTGGCAGCACCAGCGCCCGATCCGTTTGCGACCACGATGCCGCCACAACCCGTGTCTCGACCCCAGGAATTGAGGCCATCATCTGGTGTCCTGGCCGCGCCAGTGCTCGCACTCCCATCCGACATCAACAGCAACGGGCCACCGCCGTTGAGCACCGGTCCCAGGTCCAACGTCCTCGCGCTACCCAACACCCAGCCCAACACCCAGCCGGCCCCGTCATGCCTACAAGCTTCGACAACAGAACCGTCTGGTCCGACGGTCAAGCTAGACCCTATACCGCCCCTCAGTGAAGCTCACTTCCAGCCTATACCAGACGATATGCCAGCCGCCACCGAGTCTGCCAGTGCCAGTCCACCCCGAGCCCTTCAACAGCCatcaccagcaccagcaccagcaccagcaccagcaccagcaccagcaccatcCCCAGCACCAGCGCCACCGTCCCTAAATCCAGCGACGGCACGAAACGCCATCATCTACCAGCACTTTGACGAGAACGCCATTCGCGACAAGTCGGTACAAACAATGATTCTTCTAGGCCGCAAAATGACCAAGCTCCCTA AACCAACAGCCGCTCCTCTCTGTGTCATCACGGGCCTGTCTGGTCGCTACCGCGATCCTGAAACGGGCCTGCCATTCCACAACGTGTCTGCCTACCGCGAGATCAGGCGCTTGCACCAAGGTGATTATCACTTTAGCGCACTCCTCGGTGCGTGGGTTGGGGCCGGGACTACCGCCGCCCGCGGCGTCCCTGATCGGTTCCTCAAGCCGGAGCCTGAATCGGAGCGCAAGAAGCGACTAGAGGAGAAGAAGCGACtagaggaggagaggaggaaggaggaggagagggaggaggaggaggagagcaaGAAGGAGGCGGAGAGCAAGAAGGAGGCGGAGAGCAAGGAGGAGGCAGAGAGCAAGGAGGCGGAGAGCAAGAAGGAGGGGGAGAGCAAGAAGGAAGAGGAGAAAAGGGTGAAGGAGGTAGAGAACAGGAAGAACGAGGAGAAcaaggaagaggaagaggaaaaG TGGCAAACGATAAACCTCAGCAGCCCACAGCACCACCTCATGTTCTGGCACCAACACCCACAGGAGAGCCGGCTAAAGCTGATGAACCCACAAGGGATACAGCGCAGCATCCTGGACCACCGCAGCCAGCAGAGGAGTCAAGCATTGGGGGCGCAGCACAGCATCCTGGACCACCTCAGCCAGTAG
- a CDS encoding autophagy lipase — translation MMAMTLSRLKCTSAGRVTAGLLLSFLAVASAGHEDMLAKQEVLLPPIPGPPQPAEHVFTLRHIYHHGTDRHPRLHRKRDVHHDERSSRVYLAAEDDYPEHDLLHLEARSRPETIERLVDRRPSVVDPLVARSRDDGYAVAMDASAWTMDEVPTPDITDKDTVLSLAYMAANAYVEDERGADWEDVGEPFNRSVDFGWQMDGLRGHIWADKTNSTIVIGLKGTSPAVFDGDGTTTNDKINDNLFFSCCCGQQGQWTWHQVCDCATGTYSCNNTCVAQELRQENRYYAAARELYSNITELYPDSVIWLSGHSLGGAVSSLLGLTYGIPVVTFEAVPEALPASRLGLPVPPGADPKAPQGRRHTGSFHFGHTADPIYIGTCNGPAASCSFAGYALETACHTGRECVWDVVADKGWRVGIGTHKIRAVIHDVILKYDDVPECHYTPECRDCAQWKMLVGMSRRDGDGDGDGYGNDDGYGNGYGNDDDANDIHLDLQDTRLVLVQGQDDDDDRGDVDDGNHLHHLHHLHHLHHNLRDSQEILGLLGSRGADDDRCRAAGHDRDADPASRNGDGEDFLGHKGHIDIKRGGSRDAQMSTPQLVRSLQGSG, via the exons ATGATGGCCATGACGTTGTCTAGACTCAAgtgcacctcggccggcagaGTGACGGCGGGGCTGCTCTTGTCGTTCCTCGCCGTGGCTTCCGCTGGCCATGAAGACATGTTGGCCAAGCAGGAGGTGCTGTTGCCACCGATTCCTGGGCCTCCGCAACCTGCAGAGCACGTTTTCACGCTGCGACACATCTACCATCACGGCACCGaccggcatcctcgactgCACCGGAAGCGGGATGTCCATCACGACGAACGCTCGTCACGCGTCTACCTGGCGGCGGAAGACGACTATCCCGAGCACGACTTGCTGCACTTGGAGGCCAGGAGCAGACCAGAGACGATAGAGCGTCTCGTCGACCGGAGACCGTCGGTCGTCGACCCTCTGGTCGCCCGGtcccgcgacgacggctacgccgtcgccatggacgcTTCCGCCTGGACCATGGACGAGGTTCCGACGCCCGACATCACCGACAAGGACACGGTTCTGAGCTTGGCATACATGGCCGCCAACGCatacgtcgaggacgagcgggGCGCGGACTGGGAGGATGTCGGCGAACCCTTCAACCGGAGCGTCGACTTTGGATGGCAGATGGACGGCCTTCGAGGCCATATCTGGGCCGACAAGACCAACTCgaccatcgtcatcggcctcaAGGGCACGTCGCCCGCCGTCTTCGACGGGGATGGCACGACGACCAACGACAAGATCAACGACAACTTGTTCttcagctgctgctgcggccaGCAGGGCCAGTGGACGTGGCACCAGGTCTGCGACTGCGCCACGGGGACGTATTCGTGCAACAACACGTGCGTTGCCCAGGAGCTGCGGCAGGAGAACCGGTactacgccgccgcccgggaGCTGTACTCCAACATCACCGAGCTCTACCCCGACTCGGTCATCTGGCTGTCGGGACactccctcggcggcgccgtctcctccctgCTGGGCCTCACGTACGGCATACCGGTCGTGACGTTCGAGGCCGTGCCCGAGGCCCTGCCCGCttcccgcctcggcctccccGTTCCTCCCGGCGCGGACCCGAAGGCTCCTCAGGGGAGGAGGCACACCGGCTCCTTTCACTTTGGCCACACGGCAGACCCCATCTACATCGGCACCTGCAATGGCCCAgccgcctcctgctccttTGCCGGCTACGCGCTCGAGACGGCTTGCCACACGGGCCGGGAGTGCGTCTGGGACGTGGTCGCCGACAAGGGCTGGCGCGTGGGCATCGGCACGCACAAGATTCGAGCCGTCATCCACGACGTCATCCTCAAGTACGACGACGTGCCAGAGTGTCACTATACGCCCGAGTGCCGAGATTGCGCCCAGTGGAAGAT GCTGGTGGGGATGtcgagacgagacggcgacggcgacggcgacggctacggcaacgacgacggctacGGCAACGGctacggcaacgacgacgacgccaacgacATCCACCTCGACCTGCAAGACACCCGGCTGGTTCTGGTGCAAGgacaagacgacgacgacgacagaggtgacgtcgacgacggaaacCACCTCCATCACCTCCATCACCTCCATCACCTCCACCACAACCTGCGAGACTCCCAGGAGATTCTGGGGCTGCTGGGGTCCcggggagccgacgacgacaggtGCCGCGCAGCCGGGCACGATCGAGACGCCGACCCTGCCTCGcgcaacggcgacggcgaggacttCCTCGGGCACAAAGGCCACATCGACATCAAGCGCGGGGGCTCCCGGGACGCCCAAATGTCGACGCCGCAACTGGTTCGGAGTCTGCAAGGATCGGGGTGA
- a CDS encoding FACT complex subunit pob3, translated as MTAIESFDSIYLDLSKESGKCRFAETGFGWKPSGGGETFTLDHSNISGAQWSRASKGYEIRILHRNSGIIQLDGFQQADYDRLSRVFKNWYSTVLEAKEHALRGWNWGKAEFSKAELTFNVQNKPAFEVPYSEIGNTNLAGRNEVAVEMSLPQDANDTGTDGQGGARGKGKKAGAGRDQLVEMRFYIPGTTTKKETEGDEGASDDGGEEQNSATLFYDTLIEKAEIGEMAGDTIATFLDVLHLTPRGRFDIDMYEASFRLRGKTYDYKIQYDAIKKFMVLPKPDDTHCMLCIGLDPPLRQGQTRYPFVVMQFKKDEEVTIDLNLEGEELEAKYKDKLEAHYEEPLHHVVAKIFRGLANKKISSPAKDFITHRSQYGIKCSIKASEGFLYCLEKAFMFVPKPATYIAYEQTQSVTFSRVGGAVSTLSTFDITVVLKNGAGSSQFSNINREDLKALETFFKLKGLRVKNEIDEDANILAAALREQDMDESDDEVVASKMDRGSADEDEESVDEDFQADSDSDVAEEFDSDHDSSGSASGSDAESDVDEDQVDDEDEPEERPKKKTKTG; from the exons ATGACTGCAAT CGAGAGCTTTGACAGCATCTATCTTGACCTCTCCAAGGAGAGCGGTAAATGCCGGTTTGCCGAGACGGGCTTCGGCTGGAAGCCttctggcggcggcgagacctTCACCTTGGATCACAGCAACATCAGCGGTGCCCAGTGGAGTCGGGCGTCCAAAGGCTACGAGATCCGCATCCTGCACCGCAACTCGGGCATCATCCAGCTCGACGGTTTCCAGCAGGCCGACTACGACAGACTGAGCAGGGTCTTCAAGAACTGGTACAGCACcgtcctcgaggccaaggagcacGCCCTCCGAGGATGGAATTGGGGCAAAGCCGAGTTCTCCAAGGCGGAGCTCACCTTCAACGTCCAGAACAAGCCCGCCTTTGAGGTTCCCTACTCGGAAATCGGCAACACCAACCTCGCTGGCCGCaacgaggtcgccgtcgaaATGTCGCTACCGCAGGACGCAAACGACACGGGCACGGACGGCCAAGGTGGTGCCCGAGGCAAAGGAAAGAAGGCCGGTGCTGGCCGAGAtcagctcgtcgagatgcGCTTCTACATcccgggcacgacgacgaagaaggagacggagggagacgagggcgccagcgacgacggtggcgaggagCAGAATTCAGCCACCCTCTTCTACGACACCCTCATCGAGAAGGCAGAGATTGGAGAGATGGCCGGCGATACCATTGCTACCTTCCTCGATGTCTTGCATCTTACCCCTAG AGGACGATTCGACATCGATATGTACGAAGCCTCATTTCGCCTTCGCGGCAAAACCTACGACTACAAGATCCAATATGACGCCATCAAGAAATTCATGGTACTTCCCAAACCCGACGACACCCATTGCATGCTCTGCATCGGCCTGGACCCACCGCTGCGGCAAGGCCAGACTCGCTATCCCTTTGTCGTGATGCAATTCaagaaggacgaggaggtgaCCATCGACCTCAACCTTGAGGGAGAGGAACTCGAAGCCAAGTACAAGGACAAGCTGGAGGCCCACTACGAAGAACCACTGCACCACGTTGTGGCCAAGATCTTCCGCGGCCTCGCCAACAAGAAGATTTCATCGCCCGCCAAGGATTTCATCAC CCACCGAAGCCAGTACGGCATCAAATGCTCCATCAAGGCCAGCGAGGGCTTCCTCTACTGCCTGGAGAAGGCCTTCATGTTTGTTCCCAAGCCTGCGACGTACATTGCCTACGAGCAAACGCAGTCGGTCACCTTCTCCCgcgtcggcggtgccgtcTCCACCTTGTCCACCTTTGACATTACCGTCGTTCTGAAGAACGGCGCCGGCTCCTCGCAGTTCAGTAACATTAATCGTGAAGACCTGAAAGCCCTAGAGACCTTCTTCAAGCTCAAGGGATTGAGGGTCAAGAATGAGATTGACGAGGACGCCaacatcctcgccgccgccctgcgcGAACAGGACATGGATGAATCCGACGATGAAGTTGTCGCCAGCAAGATGGATCGAGggtcggccgacgaagacgaggagagcgtcgacgaagaTTTCCAGGCAGACAGCGAcagcgac